The proteins below come from a single Passer domesticus isolate bPasDom1 unplaced genomic scaffold, bPasDom1.hap1 HAP1_SCAFFOLD_219, whole genome shotgun sequence genomic window:
- the LOC135292144 gene encoding uncharacterized protein LOC135292144, with translation MGFNISRIVEIQISNKTQNITLKNARTHFFSGHSVNVPQPSVPPGSSSSWKFTNRTMFWGCNGVLAYEADSFTLAIYFSNPVDYNRFSLETGLELSVDKVHKRDLESTYDRLVRTARDCSDSFAFPCVIIKEWQNEAQLSAGPVTVTATVFRGRSAVMKVVVEEREDSGSGARRETPCRARHTQENPEPGRPSGEASGEPRNSRDGQRNLKTLPESLKNL, from the exons ATGGGGTTTAACATCAGCCGCATAGTGGAAATCCAGATCTCCAACAAGACCCAGAACATCACCCTGAAGAACGCCAG GACCCACTTCTTCAGCGGCCACAGCGTCAACGTCCCCCAGCCCTCGGTGCCCCCGGgttcctccagcagctggaagttCACCAACAGAACCATGTTCTGGGGCTGCAACGGGGTCCTGGCCTACGAGGCCGACTCCTTCACCTTGGCCATCTACTTCTCCAACCCCGTCGACTACAACAGATTTTCCTTGGAGACGGGCCTGGAGCTGTCCGTGGACAAGGTTCACAAGAGGGACCTGGAGTCCACCTACGACCGCCTGGTCAGGACCGCCCGTGACTGCTCCGACAGCTTCGCGTTCCCCTGTGTCATCATCAAGGAATGGCAGAATGAAGCCCAGCTGAGCGCCGGCCCCGTCACGGTGACGGCCACCGTGTTCAGAGGCCGGAGCGCTGTCATGAAGGTGGTGGTGGAGGAACGGGAGGATTCAGGCAGTGGAGCCAGGAGAGAGACCCCGTGCCGAGCAAGACACACCCAGGAGAATCCAGAACCTGGACGGCCTTCAGGGGAAGcttctggagagcccaggaacAGCAGGGATGGCCAGAGAAACCTGAAGACACTGCCAGAATCCCTTAAAAACCTCTAG